One part of the Lotus japonicus ecotype B-129 chromosome 2, LjGifu_v1.2 genome encodes these proteins:
- the LOC130739697 gene encoding uncharacterized protein LOC130739697, whose protein sequence is MADSTSTHTVVPPVAPLAPPTKPDFHPTLAVSNIKNNIPIMLDMDTDRYGTWAELFRIHARSHRVLHHIVPVADKPPPPVTDPTYEQWATLDATVLQWIFSTISIDLMTTIMEPDSTALIAWTRLADLFHDNQNACAVTLEQEFSTVRMEAFPTIAAYCQRLKTLSDQLRDVGAHVNNHRLVFQLISGLTDAYKGVATLIRQSNPLPSFHQARSMLTLEEAGMAKMKPAEPPTAYVATQSRPSVASSQSSDRRSSNRSRSHNSKGHGGNRGNGGGSRSGTSQGSSPPMPPQPQYFPYQHWGWAPPPWAMPPCPYPTS, encoded by the coding sequence ATGGCTGATTCCACTTCCACTCATACGGTGGTCCCTCCAGTGGCTCCTCTTGCCCCGCCGACCAAGCCTGATTTTCACCCGACGCTTGCTGTTTCAAATATTAAGAATAACATCCCTATTATGCTTGACATGGACACTGACCGCTATGGTACTTGGGCGGAGCTTTTTCGCATTCATGCCCGTTCCCATCGGGTTCTGCATCACATTGTCCCTGTTGCGGACAAGCCTCCTCCGCCAGTCACTGACCCTACCTATGAGCAGTGGGCCACTTTGGATGCCACGGTCCTTCAGTGGATCTTTTCCACGATTTCTATTGATCTGATGACTACCATCATGGAGCCTGACTCCACTGCTCTCATTGCTTGGACGCGTTTGGCAGATCTATTTCATGATAATCAGAACGCCTGTGCTGTCACCCTGGAGCAGGAGTTTTCTACTGTTCGCATGGAGGCTTTTCCGACCATTGCCGCCTACTGTCAGCGTCTGAAGACGCTTTCTGACCAGCTCCGTGATGTCGGAGCTCATGTGAACAACCATCGTCTGGTATTTCAGCTCATCTCTGGCCTCACTGATGCTTACAAGGGTGTTGCCACTTTGATTCGCCAGAGCAATCCGCTCCCCTCGTTTCATCAGGCTCGCTCCATGCTCACCTTGGAGGAAGCCGGTATGGCTAAGATGAAACCTGCTGAACCTCCTACTGCTTATGTTGCTACTCAGTCGCGACCTTCTGTTGCATCTTCACAGAGCTCTGATCGTAGGTCCTCCAACCGTTCTCGATCCCACAACTCTAAGGGTCATGGTGGGAATCGTGGCAACGGTGGTGGATCACGCAGTGGCACCTCTCAAGGCTCCTCTCCTCCGATGCCACCTCAGCCGCAGTACTTCCCGTACCAGCATTGGGGATGGGCCCCTCCTCCTTGGGCCATGCCTCCGTGCCCATATCCTACCTCTTAG